One part of the Acetoanaerobium sticklandii genome encodes these proteins:
- a CDS encoding DivIVA domain-containing protein has product MITPLDIENKEFKKGLRGYNENEVDSYLDEIKKEYENLYRENIELKDKLNALTEQIKRYKTIEETLKETLIVAQQTAEEVNASAQRKSSLIIDEAYHQAKKIVEQANNDVIQIKKDYENIRKEFVVFKGKFKSLLEDGISSIEETFKDIE; this is encoded by the coding sequence ATGATTACACCACTTGATATAGAAAACAAAGAATTTAAAAAAGGCTTAAGAGGATATAACGAAAATGAAGTTGATAGTTATTTAGATGAAATCAAAAAAGAATATGAGAATCTTTATAGAGAAAATATAGAACTTAAAGATAAGTTAAATGCACTGACGGAGCAGATTAAAAGATATAAAACCATAGAGGAGACTTTAAAGGAAACTCTCATTGTAGCTCAGCAGACTGCTGAGGAAGTAAATGCAAGTGCTCAGAGAAAATCATCGCTTATAATTGATGAGGCTTATCATCAAGCGAAGAAAATTGTAGAACAGGCAAACAACGATGTTATTCAAATTAAAAAGGATTACGAAAACATCAGAAAAGAATTTGTAGTATTTAAAGGAAAATTTAAATCCTTGCTAGAAGATGGAATTTCAAGTATTGAAGAGACATTCAAAGATATAGAATAA
- a CDS encoding RNA-binding protein has translation MDKEKLTSFIKNVELKKTIIKNLSKAEGVIDNYDIRNTDFMNPFEKKNFISILKGLDSIGFRECSPSAMPERSIIQIFPEYIAEESLEKPYDIIKISGNFKFNKLSHRDYLGALLALGIKREKLGDIHVHEACAYIIADKNVSHYIMFNLTSINKASITAKIIDEDDFEESIPNYQEKIITTSSRRADAVVSEIFNLSRAKIQEYILKERLYVDFELFTTNSREIKDGSLISLKGYGRAIFDEVISETKKGRMRARVKKVL, from the coding sequence ATGGATAAAGAAAAGCTAACTTCTTTTATAAAAAATGTTGAACTAAAAAAAACTATAATTAAAAATCTTTCTAAGGCTGAAGGGGTCATTGACAATTATGACATTAGAAATACTGACTTTATGAACCCTTTTGAAAAAAAGAACTTCATATCGATTCTTAAGGGACTAGATTCTATAGGGTTTAGAGAGTGTAGTCCTTCAGCTATGCCCGAAAGGAGTATAATTCAGATATTTCCAGAATATATAGCAGAGGAATCTTTAGAAAAACCCTATGATATTATAAAAATAAGCGGAAATTTTAAATTTAATAAGCTCAGCCATAGAGACTATTTAGGGGCATTATTAGCTCTAGGGATAAAAAGGGAAAAGCTAGGAGATATTCACGTTCATGAAGCCTGCGCTTATATAATAGCAGACAAAAATGTAAGCCACTATATAATGTTTAACCTAACTTCTATAAATAAGGCTTCAATAACAGCCAAAATAATAGATGAAGACGATTTTGAAGAATCTATACCAAATTATCAAGAAAAAATTATCACCACTTCTTCGAGAAGAGCTGATGCTGTAGTTTCTGAAATTTTCAATCTTTCTAGGGCCAAAATTCAAGAATATATATTAAAAGAAAGATTGTATGTGGATTTTGAGCTATTTACTACAAATTCAAGAGAAATTAAGGACGGCTCTTTGATATCACTTAAAGGATATGGAAGAGCTATTTTTGATGAAGTTATATCTGAAACTAAAAAAGGCAGAATGAGGGCTAGGGTAAAAAAAGTACTTTAG
- a CDS encoding YggT family protein — protein MWAIRTAVNYFFEIVQLLVLIRVILSWVPNVNMYSKPVKFIYNITEPIMEPVREFTARYINLGPIDISPIIVLFLLSFVRNVVLRLLFIL, from the coding sequence ATGTGGGCAATTAGGACAGCTGTTAATTATTTTTTTGAAATCGTACAACTATTGGTGCTAATAAGAGTAATATTGTCATGGGTTCCAAATGTAAATATGTATTCTAAGCCAGTGAAATTTATTTATAATATCACTGAGCCTATAATGGAGCCAGTTAGAGAATTTACTGCAAGATACATAAATCTTGGACCAATAGATATTTCACCTATAATTGTCTTGTTCCTTCTAAGTTTTGTTAGAAATGTAGTTTTAAGATTATTGTTTATTTTATAA
- a CDS encoding cell division protein SepF: protein MAEKLSGKIKDFLFGGLREDDFEDDEYFEEENLSVAPIISKASSNKVVNINPNQQQMKVIVYEPTSYDDAPTIVNSLKTRNAVVVNLENIHDPEVSKTIFHFLNGAIYAMDGDIRKISKAIFVLAPSNIDIDGNIKKELESKGLFRW, encoded by the coding sequence ATGGCAGAAAAATTATCAGGAAAGATTAAAGACTTCCTTTTTGGAGGATTACGAGAAGATGATTTTGAGGATGATGAATATTTTGAAGAGGAAAACCTTTCTGTAGCACCAATTATTTCAAAGGCTTCATCAAATAAGGTTGTAAATATCAATCCTAATCAGCAGCAGATGAAGGTCATAGTTTATGAACCAACATCATATGATGATGCACCTACTATAGTTAATAGCTTAAAAACTAGAAATGCTGTAGTTGTAAATCTTGAAAATATCCATGATCCAGAAGTTTCAAAAACTATTTTCCATTTCTTAAATGGAGCTATTTATGCTATGGATGGAGATATTAGAAAGATATCAAAAGCTATATTTGTTCTTGCTCCTTCGAATATCGATATCGATGGAAACATTAAAAAAGAGCTTGAAAGTAAAGGTCTATTTAGATGGTAG
- a CDS encoding YggS family pyridoxal phosphate-dependent enzyme: MSQIKTNIEFVNEEIKKTLNKCERNDDVTLIAVSKTVGVEQINEALDSGIENLGENKVQEVEKKHPNVSKKAVWHLIGTLQTNKVKYIIKTIDLIHSLDRMPLAKEIDKRAKENDLVMDCLIQVNISLEDSKHGLLAEDVMAFVKEVSLNYNNIRIVGLMGMAPFEAEPEQTRPYFKKLKSLFDELSSLALENVEMKYLSMGMTNDYKIAIEEGSNMIRVGTGIFGERNYV; the protein is encoded by the coding sequence ATGAGTCAAATTAAGACTAATATTGAATTTGTAAATGAAGAAATAAAAAAGACATTAAATAAATGCGAAAGAAATGACGATGTAACTCTCATAGCTGTGAGTAAAACTGTAGGAGTCGAACAAATAAATGAGGCTTTAGACTCAGGAATTGAAAATTTGGGTGAGAATAAAGTCCAAGAGGTAGAAAAAAAACATCCAAATGTATCAAAAAAAGCTGTTTGGCACCTTATTGGCACTTTACAGACTAACAAAGTAAAATATATAATAAAGACAATAGACTTAATTCATTCATTAGATAGAATGCCTCTTGCAAAAGAAATTGATAAAAGAGCTAAAGAAAATGATTTAGTCATGGATTGTCTCATTCAAGTGAATATATCACTTGAGGATTCAAAGCATGGGTTACTTGCAGAAGATGTTATGGCTTTTGTAAAAGAGGTTTCTTTGAACTATAATAATATAAGAATTGTAGGACTTATGGGAATGGCTCCTTTTGAAGCTGAACCTGAGCAAACTAGACCTTATTTTAAAAAGTTAAAAAGCCTATTTGATGAATTGTCAAGTTTAGCACTTGAAAATGTTGAGATGAAGTATCTTTCGATGGGCATGACCAATGACTATAAAATAGCAATAGAAGAAGGCTCTAATATGATAAGAGTAGGAACAGGCATTTTTGGTGAAAGAAATTATGTATAG